Proteins encoded by one window of Mycolicibacterium cosmeticum:
- a CDS encoding DUF3297 family protein, translated as MSQDQNTDVPPNHLSIDPRSAFYNEEALRRDVGIRFNGVEKINVHEYNVAEGWVRVEVPTAKDRRGNPMVVKLSGTVEPYFRQPE; from the coding sequence ATGTCTCAGGATCAGAACACAGACGTTCCACCGAACCACCTCTCCATCGATCCGCGTAGCGCCTTCTACAACGAAGAGGCGCTCCGCCGCGACGTGGGTATTCGCTTCAATGGCGTGGAGAAAATCAATGTGCACGAATACAACGTTGCGGAGGGGTGGGTGCGGGTGGAAGTGCCGACCGCCAAGGACCGCCGCGGAAATCCGATGGTCGTCAAACTCAGCGGCACCGTGGAACCCTATTTCCGCCAACCCGAGTAG
- a CDS encoding DUF4333 domain-containing protein — protein sequence MSTIAICATSLGAGCSVTSTWHAGPEQAGPQSTPPVKALSREQIEAIGKERIEQQYRVEVESLVCDGPLQATVGATQRCIETAGGEKIGMTLIVTKIDGQKVDFRMKIDDHPIPN from the coding sequence GTGTCTACCATCGCCATATGCGCGACCAGCCTCGGGGCAGGCTGCTCCGTCACGTCAACCTGGCATGCAGGACCGGAGCAAGCGGGGCCGCAGTCGACACCACCGGTAAAGGCTCTTTCGCGAGAACAAATCGAAGCCATCGGTAAAGAACGGATAGAGCAGCAGTATCGCGTCGAAGTGGAGTCGCTTGTATGTGACGGGCCTCTTCAAGCGACGGTAGGTGCTACACAACGTTGCATCGAGACGGCTGGCGGTGAGAAAATCGGCATGACATTGATCGTCACTAAAATCGATGGACAGAAGGTCGACTTCCGCATGAAGATCGATGATCATCCAATCCCGAATTAG
- a CDS encoding pyridoxamine 5'-phosphate oxidase family protein → MTDLDTVENAIRRRSFGTLSTLDRDGNPHATAVTYAAAGEGTDLTLYITTRTTNVKVGNIRRRPPVALVIPIPHRFLPMMPPAAVQFVGSAEILDHQNADARRAFHASWFLRRILAAEERIVSQGAELCFIAVRPRRWLSTYGIGMSALDIVRHPGEAIGRVDLTGGN, encoded by the coding sequence GTGACCGACCTCGACACAGTAGAGAATGCGATTCGACGACGGTCGTTCGGCACCCTGTCGACGCTCGATCGAGACGGCAACCCCCACGCGACCGCCGTCACGTATGCAGCCGCCGGTGAAGGCACAGACCTGACGTTGTACATCACGACCCGGACAACGAACGTCAAGGTGGGAAACATCCGACGACGACCGCCGGTCGCCCTCGTCATTCCCATACCGCACCGCTTTCTCCCCATGATGCCGCCGGCAGCCGTCCAGTTTGTGGGCTCGGCCGAGATACTGGATCACCAAAACGCTGACGCGCGAAGGGCATTCCATGCGTCGTGGTTTCTCCGTCGCATTCTCGCCGCAGAGGAGCGCATCGTCTCTCAGGGTGCTGAGCTGTGTTTCATCGCGGTCCGGCCGAGGCGATGGTTATCCACCTACGGCATCGGAATGTCGGCCCTCGACATCGTGCGTCATCCGGGCGAGGCTATCGGCCGCGTAGACCTGACGGGCGGAAACTAG